The Cydia splendana chromosome 2, ilCydSple1.2, whole genome shotgun sequence nucleotide sequence CGAAGGGCCGCTACAAAGCTCTTAGAGGACTGGGAGTTGCGCATGAGGAGGCGCTACAACTGTCCGCAAAGAGCTTCGCGGAACTCAAAAAAATGGGGCACAAGTTCGGGTCCACACACTCCAGACCCGAGCCAAAATCGGCCAAACGGCCGCGCTCGGAGGAGAAGTCACCGCAGGGTAACATCTGCAAGAACCCAAGGGTGACGGTGACCCCCCCAACCCAACCCCAACCCTCACAACCCTACAACGAGGTCCTCAGCCAAGTCCGAGTCGGAATCAAGGACTCCAAGCCGATGAGTGTCGCGCAATTGGAGACCCTCTGCAACACCATCTTGCAAAAGATTGCGACTCTGGAGATGGACGAGGGACCAAAGTTCAAGGGTTACGCATACAAGCCAGGCTGGTTACTCATCACCTGTAGTGACCAAAGATCAAAAGCCTGGCTTGAACAAATAACACCGTCCCTAAAACCATGGCCGGAAGCCAACCTCGGGGTCATCCCTGAAAATGAGCTTCCCAAGCCTAATATAGGGATGGTGTTTATCCCAGAGATAGACGACTCCAAGGTAAGACAGTCGCTATCTCTACTCTATGCACAGAACCAGGGGCTGTACACAGAGTATTGGAAGATTCTCCACACCAAAGTCGAGAAGAGTGGGGTTATGGTAACCCTATCTCTAGACGACGTGTCGGTGGAGAATCTACAAAAAAAGGGCCTAAAGGCAAACTTAGGTTTCCGGGAGGTCCAGTTTCGGCTAAAGGGCCAACCAAAGACCCATCAGCCAGAAACTCAACCTTCCCAAGACCCACCACCGCAGGATGCAATCCCTACCACTCCTACCACCTTATCCCAAAAGCCCGCCCGAAAGGTGCCTTCAGGTCCAAAACGGGCGGCTTCCCAAACATCCAATCCCAAACCAGGACCATCGGGCTTGCAGCGGTTTCTCGCCAACCGGGGAGGATCCAGGGGCAACAACCGCCCAAGGGGTAAAGGGGACAGAGGGGGCCACCAAGGGCGCACCAGTGCCCACCGCGGTGGCAAATAACAACGACGCATTCGGGGGCAGGGGGGTGATGTTCCTCCAGGCCAATCTCCACCACGCCATAGCGGCCACAGCGGTCATAGAAAAACTTTTTGGCGAAAATGGCCTGGACATCGCCCTCATACAAGAACCATGGATCAACACCAAGTCCATGGCATCAGGACTGAACAGAGCAGGAAAGGTACTAATCTACGAAAAAGGAACAAAACCGAGAGCCTGCATCGtatttaacaaaaatattaacttCTTGCCTGTTACAGAACTATGCAGTGAAGATCAAGTAGCTGCCTACGTCGATCTCAAAGGGAGAGGAGCACTCAAGGTAATAGTCTGCTCCGCCTACCTGCCCGGAGAGAAGCAAGATCCCACAGAAGAACTGACTAAAGTGCTAGAGTACGCTCAGGCACAAAAGGCAGAACTTATTGTGGGATGTGACGCCAACGCCCACCACACCATCTGGGGGAGCACTGGAATTAACAAAAGGGGTGAGTTACTATCCCAATTCATCTTTACTAATTGTCTGCACTTGTTGAATAAGGGCAACACGCCCACCTTCGTAACTAGGGCTAGGCAAGAAGTATTAGATATAACCTTCGCGACTGAAAAGGCGGCAAACTGCCTAGCCGACTGGCGGGTCAGTAGCGAAAACTCAATGTCGGACCACAGACATATTTTGTTCAGTGTTAAAGGCTCTCTAGGTAGGGAACCACTTACACGCAGAAATCCAAAAGAAACGTCATGGGAAGCCTATAAGGCAGACCTCGAAAACCGTCTAAAGGATGTCCCAAAATATGTAAAAACACAAGACTCTCTCAACATGGCAGTTAACTTAATATCAGAAGGCATACGTAGGGCCTACGAACAAGCCTGCCCGCTGAAAGAGGCAAAAACTACTAACACAACGACGTGGTGGAATAAAAAGCTAGAAAACCTTCGCAGGTCCACACGTCGCATATTCAATCACTCGACCACTCCGAATGGGTGGGAAAGGTATGGTAAAGCGTTGACTgaatataataaacaaatcaGGAAAGCAAAAAGAAGGTCATGGAGAAGGTTCTGTGAAGAGATTGCCCAAACTCATAAAGGTGCGAGAATTCACAAAATACTCTCCAAGACACCAACCAACTATCTTGGTCTTCTCAAAAGACCAGATGGCTCATTTACGAACACAGAAGAGGAAACTCTGGACTTGCTCAGAGGCACCCACTTCCCCGGTTCGTACTCAAC carries:
- the LOC134804772 gene encoding uncharacterized protein LOC134804772, translating into MENAKNKKTEGTLEDLCQELMPLMVGAEDSAHTSEQAMEGVESADTVERSDTHCPNNPTEAPNPETRKSVKKLTGSAKGRYKALRGLGVAHEEALQLSAKSFAELKKMGHKFGSTHSRPEPKSAKRPRSEEKSPQGNICKNPRVTVTPPTQPQPSQPYNEVLSQVRVGIKDSKPMSVAQLETLCNTILQKIATLEMDEGPKFKGYAYKPGWLLITCSDQRSKAWLEQITPSLKPWPEANLGVIPENELPKPNIGMVFIPEIDDSKVRQSLSLLYAQNQGLYTEYWKILHTKVEKSGVMVTLSLDDVSVENLQKKGLKANLGFREVQFRLKGQPKTHQPETQPSQDPPPQDAIPTTPTTLSQKPARKVPSGPKRAASQTSNPKPGPSGLQRFLANRGGSRGNNRPRGKGDRGGHQGRTSAHRGGK